A stretch of bacterium DNA encodes these proteins:
- a CDS encoding epoxyqueuosine reductase QueH codes for MRPKLLLHVCCAPCAAYVIGQLSQEFEIGAYFYNPNIHPKEEYDLRWEAMEKLTQALQVSFELAGGKYDPERWLEAVKGLEAEPEGGARCQVCYRFRLEEAAKLAKEKGGDWLATTLTISPHKRAEVINPMGQEVAEQFGLRFYQADFKKKDGFKISCRLSRELKLYRQSYCGCVFSQPGNILGGNRSSHDAGCSMLDLRCSIFDAGCWMLDVGCSMLDARC; via the coding sequence GTGAGACCTAAACTACTGCTGCATGTTTGTTGTGCGCCGTGTGCCGCCTATGTGATAGGACAGCTAAGCCAGGAATTTGAGATAGGGGCTTATTTTTATAACCCTAATATTCATCCTAAAGAAGAATATGATCTTCGCTGGGAGGCGATGGAGAAGCTAACCCAGGCGCTTCAAGTAAGTTTTGAGCTGGCGGGGGGTAAATACGATCCGGAGCGCTGGCTTGAAGCAGTCAAGGGACTTGAAGCTGAGCCGGAAGGCGGGGCCAGATGCCAGGTGTGTTACCGATTCAGGTTAGAGGAGGCCGCTAAGTTGGCTAAAGAAAAGGGCGGCGATTGGCTGGCCACTACTCTGACCATTAGTCCCCACAAGCGGGCTGAGGTGATAAATCCTATGGGCCAAGAAGTAGCTGAACAGTTCGGTCTCCGGTTCTACCAGGCTGACTTCAAAAAGAAGGACGGCTTTAAGATCAGTTGCCGCCTGAGCCGAGAATTGAAGCTCTATCGCCAAAGCTACTGTGGCTGTGTCTTTAGTCAACCAGGTAATATTCTCGGAGGTAACCGTTCATCACATGATGCTGGATGCTCGATGCTCGATCTTCGATGCTCGATCTTCGACGCTGGATGCTGGATGCTCGATGTTGGATGCTCGATGTTGGATGCTCGATGCTGA
- a CDS encoding AAA family ATPase codes for MKTIAFFNNKGGVGKTTLVYHLANMLSRLEYAALAVDLDPQANLTSAFFEESRLEELWEDNSKKTVLACVQPILDGTGDIQSPYLHQIADYLWLIAGDLGLSRFEDKLSDSWPRGYNDDKAALRATTAFHRLIANGTAKAEASVALVDVGPNLGAINRSALLAADYLVIPLAADLFSLQGLRNLGPTIRAWREQWHKMVNQLASPKDFSMPKGDMSPVGYVILQHAVRLDRPVRAFDRWLQRIPVVYQEAVLGKDSGESPAENDPHCLASLRNFRSLMPMAQDARKPMFDLKPADGAIGSHLSLVQTCYQDFKSLALKIVEKCRLERD; via the coding sequence ATGAAAACAATCGCCTTTTTCAATAACAAGGGGGGTGTAGGCAAAACCACGCTGGTTTATCATCTGGCCAATATGCTTTCACGCCTGGAATATGCTGCCCTGGCCGTTGACCTTGACCCCCAGGCTAATCTGACCTCGGCCTTTTTTGAAGAAAGCCGTCTGGAAGAACTATGGGAGGATAATAGTAAAAAGACTGTTCTGGCTTGTGTCCAGCCGATACTGGACGGCACGGGTGATATACAATCTCCGTATTTGCATCAGATAGCGGATTATTTGTGGCTAATAGCAGGTGATTTGGGACTTAGTAGATTTGAAGATAAACTTTCTGATAGTTGGCCGCGGGGATACAATGATGATAAAGCTGCTTTGCGGGCTACCACGGCATTCCACCGGTTGATCGCCAATGGAACTGCCAAGGCCGAAGCTTCTGTGGCTTTAGTTGATGTGGGACCTAACCTGGGAGCGATAAATCGTTCGGCCCTTCTGGCCGCTGACTATTTAGTAATTCCTTTGGCCGCTGACCTGTTCTCCCTGCAGGGACTCCGTAATCTTGGGCCGACCATTCGAGCATGGCGTGAACAGTGGCATAAAATGGTGAACCAGCTTGCTTCTCCAAAAGATTTTTCTATGCCGAAAGGGGATATGTCACCGGTTGGCTATGTGATTCTGCAACACGCTGTTCGTCTGGATCGGCCTGTTCGTGCCTTTGACCGGTGGTTGCAGCGAATACCTGTGGTGTACCAGGAGGCCGTTCTTGGGAAAGATTCAGGGGAATCTCCGGCAGAAAATGATCCGCATTGTCTGGCCAGCCTCCGTAATTTTCGGAGTCTGATGCCGATGGCCCAGGATGCCCGCAAGCCTATGTTTGATCTCAAACCCGCTGATGGAGCCATTGGCAGCCATCTGTCATTGGTTCAGACATGTTATCAAGATTTTAAGTCGCTGGCCCTCAAGATCGTTGAGAAATGCCGACTCGAAAGAGACTAA